Below is a genomic region from Virgibacillus dokdonensis.
CTCATATTCATTAACAATTTTTTACCATTCAAATAATTTATACATTAAAATAAGTTAAATGTCAATATAATTAGCAAATAAGCAAATATTTTTTAAAATAATTATTGACTTTTATTCTAATTTGTTATTAAATAATTTTAACGTTAAAAAAATTTAAATGGAGCTGGTGCTAAGTTATGAAAACTCGAAATTTTATTTTATTGATATCGGGAAGGATTGTCACCAATATAGGGGATAGTTTATATGCGGTAGCCTCAATGTGGTTGGTTTATGAACTGACAAAGAATAATTTTTTCACGGGCTTAGCGGGATTTCTGACTGCAGCACCTATTGCCCTACAATTTTTTATTGGTCCTATAATTGACCGAATAGAACACAGATCAATCTTAATTTATTCTCAAATGCTTCAGGCTGTTTTATTAGCAGTCATTCCACTCGCTTATTATTTTGATGTTCTATATGCGTGGATTGTATTAACAATTTGTCCTTTAGCCTCTATAATACAGCAATTTGTTTACCCTACTCATTTTTCAATTTTACCAAAGATTGTTGATAAAGACTCTTTAACAAAGGCGAATTCCTTTATGACCTCCACCTATCAATTATTAGATTTAATTTTAATGGGAGTTTCAGGTGTTATAATCGCAATAATGGGTGCTGTGGCTGTTTACATGTTGGATGCTATAGCATTTCTTATAGCTATGACTTTATTTTACTATCTCAAATTCCCTGGAACAAAAAATGTTAATGTGGAAGCCGAAAGTAAATTTTCTTTGAAAGAAGAATGGGATACCTACAAATTAGATTTAAAAGAGGGTTACTGGTTCATAAGGAGATCATTTATACCAAAATTTCTTTTAGCAGCAATAATAGCGAATTTCGTTATTGGTGGGGTCTCTGCAATTTTACCTGATTATGCTGCAAATCGAGGTGGTAGTCATATATACGGTTGGTATTTAGGGGCTATGTCGGGTGGTCTTTTAGCCGGTTCCCTTTTAGCCAATGTTTTTAATAAGATTCCCTTAGGAAGAGTAACAATCATTAGCTTTTTTATTTCAGGGTTGAGTTGGATTTTTTCTGGGGTAACAAATATAACTATATTATCCATTCTTTTATTTGGAATAAGCTACATTTCAATAGGTTTGACGAATGTGCTTTTCCTCTCCTCGTTGCAAAATATTTTACCAAGTGAGGTTTTAGGAAGAGTTTTTTCTTTCGTTGCTGGTGCAACAATGATTGCTTCTCCTTTAGGTTCACTAATTGGTGGTTCTATTGCCACTTTTACAGGAAGTTTTGTTGTGTTTATGTCTGGAAGTTTAGGAATATTATTTGTATCTTTATACTGGATAATAATTCCAAAATTGAGAAACTTACCGAGTCCCGCCGACTTTGGAGAGGATGGCACTCTAATGGCAAAGCAAAGTTGACGTAACTTGTCCTGCCATTAGAATAGAACGAGGGATGTTGTAACTTTACTGATCAAGATAACTCATAATTATATAGTTTACATTGTATATTTCATCTTTTTCAGAATGTTTTTTCTTTCTTGATACAATATCCCTAATTTTTTCATTTACCTCTCTCCATTCCTCTCTCGTTAATTGAACACTAACTATGCTCGCTTCAGAAGAAACTATTTCATCAGTTTTATCTAAAAGATCAGATTCGATTCGAGAAATTGCCACATCAGAAAAGGCTTTTAATTGAAACAGTATGTATTCCGAGTTTTGATTGGCGTTTTCATGTGAAAAGGTATACTCACCTAACATGCTTGCAGCCGCCTCAGCTAAATAATATTTTTGAGTTAAATTATTCACTTTCTTTTCGTCGACAACTTTTATAAGCCCCAGTTCTTCTAACTGGTTTACATGATAATAAAGTTTTGATGGCTTTTCATTTAATAATGTAGCTATTTCTTTTACGGTCTTTTCTTTATCTTTGATTACTTGTAAGATTCGAGTTCTTTGATAATTGAACAATGATTTTGCAATTTTCGTTTCTTTATCAGTAGTCATCCAATATTCCCTCTTTCTATATCTTAATTAAATGTGGTAAAGAATTCTTTATTGTTTTAGACATTTAATGGTTCAGGGGTA
It encodes:
- a CDS encoding winged helix-turn-helix domain-containing protein; the protein is MTTDKETKIAKSLFNYQRTRILQVIKDKEKTVKEIATLLNEKPSKLYYHVNQLEELGLIKVVDEKKVNNLTQKYYLAEAAASMLGEYTFSHENANQNSEYILFQLKAFSDVAISRIESDLLDKTDEIVSSEASIVSVQLTREEWREVNEKIRDIVSRKKKHSEKDEIYNVNYIIMSYLDQ
- a CDS encoding MFS transporter, with translation MKTRNFILLISGRIVTNIGDSLYAVASMWLVYELTKNNFFTGLAGFLTAAPIALQFFIGPIIDRIEHRSILIYSQMLQAVLLAVIPLAYYFDVLYAWIVLTICPLASIIQQFVYPTHFSILPKIVDKDSLTKANSFMTSTYQLLDLILMGVSGVIIAIMGAVAVYMLDAIAFLIAMTLFYYLKFPGTKNVNVEAESKFSLKEEWDTYKLDLKEGYWFIRRSFIPKFLLAAIIANFVIGGVSAILPDYAANRGGSHIYGWYLGAMSGGLLAGSLLANVFNKIPLGRVTIISFFISGLSWIFSGVTNITILSILLFGISYISIGLTNVLFLSSLQNILPSEVLGRVFSFVAGATMIASPLGSLIGGSIATFTGSFVVFMSGSLGILFVSLYWIIIPKLRNLPSPADFGEDGTLMAKQS